GCTTGTTGCGAAGCCAAGTTTGAAAAGTGGAGGCCCGAAGGCTTCCCAAAAGGGGGTTGGCATGTCCATGCTCAGTTTTGAAAGAAAGTACCGCGTCCGCGGTGGCACGCTGATAGGCGGAGACCTGTTCGATTTCTGGGTAGGCCCCTTCTATGTAGGATTCTTCGGCGTCACCACGATGTTCTTTTCCCTCGTGGGAACGCTGCTCATCGTCTGGAGTGCCTCGCAGGGACCGACCTGGAATCTGTGGCAGATCAACGTTGCGCCGCCCGACCTGAGTTACGGGCTGGGCATGGCGCCGCTGATGGAAGGCGGGCTCTGGCAGTTGATCACGGTGTGTGCAATCGGTGCCTTTGTGTCCTGGGCGCTGCGTGAAGTTGAAATATGTCGCAAGCTTGGCATCGGTTATCACGTTCCGGTGGCATTCGGTTTCGCGATCCTGGCTTACGTGACCCTGGTCGTGTTCCGGCCCATCCTGATGGGTGCGTGGGGCCACGGATTCCCTTACGGCATCATGAGTCACCTGGACTGGGTTTCGAATACCGGTTACCAGTATCTGCACTTCCATTACAACCCGGCGCACATGCTGGCGGTGAGCTTCTTCTTTGCCACCACTCTCGCACTGTCGCTGCACGGCGCGCTCATCCTGTCCTCGACCAACCCTGCCAAGGGCGAAGTGGTCAAGACGCCGGATCATGAAAACACTTTCTTCCGCGATGCGATCGGCTACTCGATCGGCACGCTCGGTGTGCACCGTCTCGGGCTGTTCCTTGCGCTGTCGGCGGTCTTCTGGAGTGCCGTGTGCATCATCATCAGCGGCCCGTTCTGGACGCGCGGCTGGCCCGAATGGTGGAGCTGGTGGCTCAACCTCCCCGTGTGGCGCTAACAGAAGAAAGAGAGGGTAGAGTCATGGCGGAATACCAGAATATTTTCACCCAGGTCCAGGTACATGGACCCGCCTTCCCGGGCGTCTCGATCGGTCGCGACGACCGTGAGCGGATGGGCAAACCCACGGATGTGCATCTGTTCGGCAGGCTGGGCGATGCACAGATCGGCCCGATCTATCTGGGCTGGCTGGGTATCGCATCGATCGTCTGTTTCCTGGTCGCGTTCGAGATCATCGGCCTCAACATGCTGGCGTCGGTCAACTGGAGTCCGATCGAGTTCGTGCGCCAGCTGTTCTGGCTGGGGCTCGAGCCGCCGCCGCCGGAATACGGATTGAAGTTGCCGCCGCTCAATCAGGGTGGCTGGTGGCTGATGGCCGGCTTCTTCCTGACGCTGTCGATCATGCTGTGGTGGCTGCGCATGTACCGCCGCGCCAAGGCGCTCGGCATGGGCACTCACGTGGCCTGGGCCTTCGCCGCGGCGATCTGGCTCTATCTCGTGCTCGGCTTCATCCGTCCGCTGCTGATGGGTTCCTGGTCGGAAGCGGTGCCATTCGGCATCTTTCCCCACCTTGACTGGACGGCTGCGTTCTCGATCCGCTACGGCAATCTGTTCTACAACCCGTTCCACATGCTGTCGATCGCCTTCCTCTACGGTTCGGCGCTGCTGTTCGCCATGCACGGTGCAACCATCCTTGCGGTGAGCCGCTTCGGTGGCGAACGCGAAATCGAACAGATCGTCGATCGCGGTACGGCATCGGAACGTGCCGCACTGTTCTGGCGCTGGACGATGGGTTTCAACGCGTCGATGGAATCCATCCACCGCTGGGCCTGGTGGTTCGCAGTGCTGTGCCCGCTGACCGGCGGCATCGGCATCCTGCTCACCGGCACCGTGGTCGACAACTGGTATCTGTGGGCGGTCAAGCATCACGTCGCCCCGATGTACCCCGCGGTATTCGGCGTCGTTGTCGATCCCGCAACGCTGCAAGGAGCGCAACAATGATGAAGTCCTACACAGCGATACGCATCGCACTGTTGCTGGCGGCCGGCGTACTGGTGTCGGCATGCGAAAAGCCGCCGATCACCACCGAGCAGCACGGCTTCCGCGGCACGGCGATGGTCAAGGTGTCCAACCCGCGCATCGTCGCCGAGCAGGCCGGCATCCATGCCGTGCCTGCGGCACTGCCCGCAGCACCGCAGGAAGGGCAGAAGGC
The sequence above is a segment of the Methyloversatilis sp. RAC08 genome. Coding sequences within it:
- the pufL gene encoding photosynthetic reaction center subunit L, with the protein product MLSFERKYRVRGGTLIGGDLFDFWVGPFYVGFFGVTTMFFSLVGTLLIVWSASQGPTWNLWQINVAPPDLSYGLGMAPLMEGGLWQLITVCAIGAFVSWALREVEICRKLGIGYHVPVAFGFAILAYVTLVVFRPILMGAWGHGFPYGIMSHLDWVSNTGYQYLHFHYNPAHMLAVSFFFATTLALSLHGALILSSTNPAKGEVVKTPDHENTFFRDAIGYSIGTLGVHRLGLFLALSAVFWSAVCIIISGPFWTRGWPEWWSWWLNLPVWR
- the pufM gene encoding photosynthetic reaction center subunit M, whose protein sequence is MAEYQNIFTQVQVHGPAFPGVSIGRDDRERMGKPTDVHLFGRLGDAQIGPIYLGWLGIASIVCFLVAFEIIGLNMLASVNWSPIEFVRQLFWLGLEPPPPEYGLKLPPLNQGGWWLMAGFFLTLSIMLWWLRMYRRAKALGMGTHVAWAFAAAIWLYLVLGFIRPLLMGSWSEAVPFGIFPHLDWTAAFSIRYGNLFYNPFHMLSIAFLYGSALLFAMHGATILAVSRFGGEREIEQIVDRGTASERAALFWRWTMGFNASMESIHRWAWWFAVLCPLTGGIGILLTGTVVDNWYLWAVKHHVAPMYPAVFGVVVDPATLQGAQQ